Genomic segment of Helicobacter enhydrae:
TTCCTGAAATTATTTTGGACGAAAACGCTACGATTAGTGAAGCTGCAAGTTTTTTAGAAAAAAATGATTTTTATGGTGATGGAAAAACCGTTTTGTATGTTCTCAATGATGACAAACAATTATTAGGATCGATTATGGATTCTGATTTGAGAAGAGCCTTGATTGAAAAAAATCTATCATCTGATACAAAGGTCAAAGAGATTATGAATCTCAATCCTAGAAAAATCATTTATGGGCAAACAAAGCAAAATAATGATTTTAAAACTTGGAAAAAATCTCGACATATCCCTATTGTTGATGAAAATAATATTTTACTTGGTTTCAAAGAAAATTACGAAGTTTATTTCTATCCAAATAAAGTTGTCATTATGGCAGGTGGATTGGGAAAAAGATTGAGACCTTTGACTGAACATACCCCAAAACCAATGTTACGCATAGGATCAAAGCCTATTTTGCAAGAAATTATTGAAAGCTTTCAAGAACAAGGTTTTTTGGATTTTTATATCAGCATTAATTACAAAGCTCAAATCATAAAAGAATATTTTGAGAATGGCAAGAAATTCAATGTCAAAATCCAATATCTTGAAGAAGAAAAAGAGCTTGGAACTTGTGGAAGTATCAAACTTGCTCAACGCTTCTTGCAACATCCTTTTTTTGTCATCAATGGAGATGTCTTAGCAAACATTGATTACAACAAAATGCTTCAACAGCACCAAAAAAACAAAAATGATATTACACTTTGTGCTTTTCCATACGCTGTTGATATTCCTTTTGGTGTTATTGAATCAAATGACAAACAATGTGTCAGTCAAATTGTAGAAAAACCACAATATTCTTATATGATAAATTGCGGAGCCTATATCATCAATCCTGAAGTTATAACCTTAATTGATGATAAAAGTCCTATGGATATGCCGACTTTGATTCAAAAGGTGCTTGACAAACAGGGTAAAGTCGGTTTTTTCACCATTAGTGAGTGGATTGACATAGGAAATCTTGAAGATTTTTATCGTGCAAAACACAAAAAACATCTTAAACAAGGAGAACAAAATGAATTTTGACAAATCAAATCAATGGAGAATCAAGGCAAAAGCCCTCATTCCTGGTGGAGGACATACTTATAGCAAGGGTGATGACCAATTTCCAGAACTTAGCCCCTTTGCTATTGTGAGAGGCAAGGGAGGAAGAGTTTGGGATCTTGACAATAATGAATTTGTGGATTGGGGTATGGGCTTAAGCTCTGTTTTATTAGGACATGCTTATGAGCCTATATTGGAAGTTATTCGCAAAGAATTAGAATATGGATGTAATTTCATACGCCCCTCATTCATCGAAGCAGAGGTTGCTGAACTTCTTTGCAATACAATTCCATCAGCACAAATGGTAAAATTTTCCAAAAATGGTTCTAATGCAACAACTGCAGCCGTAAAACTTGCTAGAGCATACACAAAAAAAGATATGGTTCTAAGATGTCAAGATCATGCGTTTTTTAGCATAGATGATTGGTTTATGGGAAATACCGTAGTTAATGCAGGGATACCAAAAAGCACACAAATTTTGACAGATTCTTTTTATTATAATAATCCACAAAGTCTCATTGATAAAATCACAGAGCATAACGGAAATATTGCATGTGTTATCCTAGAGCCAGCAGCCACAGAAGAGCCTACTGATAATTTTCTCCAAAAAATTAGGGAAATTTGCACACAACACAATATTGTGTTGATTTTTGATGAAGTGGTATCAGGATTTAGATTTCATCCAAAAGGTGCACAATTCATTTATGGAGTTACCCCAGATCTCTCAACATTTGGAAAAGCAATGGGAAATGGTTTTTCGATATCTGCACTTGTTGGAAAAAGAGAAATTATGGAATT
This window contains:
- a CDS encoding nucleotidyltransferase family protein, translated to MKFIPEIILDENATISEAASFLEKNDFYGDGKTVLYVLNDDKQLLGSIMDSDLRRALIEKNLSSDTKVKEIMNLNPRKIIYGQTKQNNDFKTWKKSRHIPIVDENNILLGFKENYEVYFYPNKVVIMAGGLGKRLRPLTEHTPKPMLRIGSKPILQEIIESFQEQGFLDFYISINYKAQIIKEYFENGKKFNVKIQYLEEEKELGTCGSIKLAQRFLQHPFFVINGDVLANIDYNKMLQQHQKNKNDITLCAFPYAVDIPFGVIESNDKQCVSQIVEKPQYSYMINCGAYIINPEVITLIDDKSPMDMPTLIQKVLDKQGKVGFFTISEWIDIGNLEDFYRAKHKKHLKQGEQNEF
- a CDS encoding glutamate-1-semialdehyde 2,1-aminomutase produces the protein MNFDKSNQWRIKAKALIPGGGHTYSKGDDQFPELSPFAIVRGKGGRVWDLDNNEFVDWGMGLSSVLLGHAYEPILEVIRKELEYGCNFIRPSFIEAEVAELLCNTIPSAQMVKFSKNGSNATTAAVKLARAYTKKDMVLRCQDHAFFSIDDWFMGNTVVNAGIPKSTQILTDSFYYNNPQSLIDKITEHNGNIACVILEPAATEEPTDNFLQKIREICTQHNIVLIFDEVVSGFRFHPKGAQFIYGVTPDLSTFGKAMGNGFSISALVGKREIMELGGINHNQERVFLLSTTYGGETHHLRAAQKTIELLMQNDYEITKHIWNTGKTLKEAYNKIAQECHIAQYTQITGIDCRPYFVFTNQKGENDSILRTLFMQEMIKNNVLVQTLNPSFSHQESEISQTIDAFEKSLKTLAIAIENNSVSSLLQGSPIKPVFRKYN